In Zingiber officinale cultivar Zhangliang chromosome 11B, Zo_v1.1, whole genome shotgun sequence, a single window of DNA contains:
- the LOC122033588 gene encoding succinate dehydrogenase subunit 4, mitochondrial-like, whose translation MASLLSRRSKTLPLHRYLLRPSALSEAFASAQFLRGLGCGASRPLSGAGSAAPWTDRAAQATPTLAPPRVIDNLGSEKTSVRSKILSNFTFSSLHSNPRWLACSLHTKAHVGEMNCPADNLNSQHKYNEDSKVLAFSPLEGTLTRERKSGLVNESLKVKRMELSIKTTYALIPLLLLVSKSTLTTSMLVLCTYWQIYGFYKEIILDYIHHEVTRKWVLIYFSLLLLILAKDTILAFNLV comes from the exons ATGGCTTCCCTCCTCTCGCGCCGATCCAAAACCCTACCTCTCCATCGCTACCTCCTTCGCCCTTCTGCGTTAAGTGAGGCGTTCGCCTCCGCCCAGTTCCTTCGGGGCCTCGGCTGCGGTGCTTCCCGCCCGCTGTCGGGCGCCGGATCCGCTGCTCCATGGACGGATCGCGCCGCACAAGCTACTCCTACACTAGCCCCGCCTAGGGTGATCGACAACCTTGGTTCAGAGAAG ACTTCTGTCCGTAGCAAGATTCTCTCAAATTTCACTTTTAGTTCATTACATAGTAATCCACGATGGTTGGCTTGTTCCTTGCACACAAAAGCACACGTTGGAGAAATGAACTGTCCAGCAGATAATTTGAACTCTCAGCATAAGTATAATGAAGACTCAAAGGTTCTTGCTTTCAGTCCACTTGAGGGGACCCTTACTAGGGAAAGGAAAAGTGGATTAGTTAATGAAAGCTTGAAGGTGAAGAGAATGGAGCTCTCCATAAAGACTACTTATGCGCTTATACCATTGTTGCTACTTGTATCAAAATCAACGTTAACTACATCAATGCTGGTCTTGTGCACATACTGGCAAATCTATGGGTTTTACAAGGAGATCATTCTGGATTACATTCACCATGAAGTCACAAGGAAATGGGTTTTGATATATTTCAGCTTGCTGCTACTCATCTTGGCTAAGGACACCATCCTTGCTTTCAATCTAGTATGA